The genome window GTTTCATGTATTTCGAGAGCCGGTAATCGACAACCGCCTGCTTCTTAACGTAGTTCTTATAGAAATCGTTAATGGCCGCGGAAAGCTGCGGACTGTTCTTACGAATGGCCCAGCCCGCGTATCCGCCATCGGACGCCGCCAGATCCGTGCGCACCTTGATTTTTGGCAGGATTTGCGCCCACATCTTCGCCTTCCAGTCGTCCACCACGATGCATTCGAGCAGGCCGGCGTTCAGCATCTCCATCATGTCCTCGTCCTCCAACGAGTCGGGCACAAGCACCAGCTTGATCGGGACCTTGCCTTCCTTCTTGAGTCGCGCATTGAGGTTAGTCAGACTTCCGTAATAACTGCTCGACTTACGCACGTGCACGGTCTTACCGGCGAGATCGTCCACTGTCTCCAGTGAAGGCGATTTCGGGCCGGTCACCACAACCTCGAACATCGGTTTGCGATCCTTTGGCGCCACGAAGTCCGCTACCTTGAGCCGTTCCTCGGTCTCCGTGAGATTGCCGATCGCGATATCGCCGAGCCCCGCAACGAGATTTGGCAAAAGCTTGTCGCGTGTCGCATGAACTAAGTAAATCGTGAGGGGTCGTTTCTTGAGCTGCGTCTTGTGTTTCTGGTTGAGATAGCGCTCGAAATCGCGCGCCAGTTCGGCCGCGATCCCACGTTCGTGGCCCTTGTCGTTGAAATACAATGTGCGGCTGTAGGGGATAAGTACCCGGATCATACGCCCCTTCAGCATCGCCTCGAAATCGCCGGTCCAGGGCCTGATGTCGATCGAAAGCCGACGGGGCGCGCC of Candidatus Methylomirabilis tolerans contains these proteins:
- a CDS encoding transglycosylase SLT domain-containing protein, yielding MTKIVLCALVAASLFLIPPAVPAETKSADQADTATGAPRRLSIDIRPWTGDFEAMLKGRMIRVLIPYSRTLYFNDKGHERGIAAELARDFERYLNQKHKTQLKKRPLTIYLVHATRDKLLPNLVAGLGDIAIGNLTETEERLKVADFVAPKDRKPMFEVVVTGPKSPSLETVDDLAGKTVHVRKSSSYYGSLTNLNARLKKEGKVPIKLVLVPDSLEDEDMMEMLNAGLLECIVVDDWKAKMWAQILPKIKVRTDLAASDGGYAGWAIRKNSPQLSAAINDFYKNYVKKQAVVDYRLSKYMKRIKQIKDNTEAAEWTRFEQTIDLFEKYGKQYDFDPLLLAAQGYQESQLNQNAKSAVGAIGIMQIMPATGKELGIGDIRRPEPNVHGGAKYMDKLMTQYFKDATFTEGNRALFAFASYNAGPGNVAKMREEAEKRGLDPNKWFNNVELVMAEKVGMEPTTYVRNIYKYYVSYTLQQEAYAAHRAARDQMVKSAK